Genomic window (Ictalurus punctatus breed USDA103 chromosome 16, Coco_2.0, whole genome shotgun sequence):
ACTGAGTGGAAGTGAACACTCATCATAATTACACacaagctttttcttttttcttgaatCCTTTCAAGCTTCCTGTGCACATCACTTACTTCCTGATCAATAACAgtgttttgtaaaaataaataaataaataaataaataataataataataataataataataataataataataataataatatcataccAAGCCACAGCACACCCTGACCATGGCGTTTATCCTTCAGCCACTCTCCTTCATACACCTCTCCATTCTCATAATTCATCCTCCCCCATCCGCTCCTCTTATTCTCCACCCATTCCCCCTCATATCGTGCTGATGAGCTGTAGAAATATGTCCCAAAgccctgcacacaaacacacacacatacatataaaggTAAAATTTACTTTACCTCTATCTTCCTCTGACCTGTATCCCAATACTGTAGGCTTTTCCCTTTGGTTAAGTCGCCTTGTCCATCTTAAACACCATtctatttatacattatattctattctatttatacACACCATTCTGTTTAGAcatgaatggctgtgtgttgagttattttgaggggacagcaaatttacactgttacacaagctgtacactcactactttacattgtaacaaagtgtcatttcttcaatgttgtcacatgaaaagatataatcaaatatttacaaaaatgtgaggggtgtactcacttttgtgagatactgtgtgtgtgtgtgtgtatatatattttatttatataatatacatatatataaataatatatatatttgtttgtttatagctcaaaaaaaattaagagaccACTGCAAATTTTTCTTACATCAGCATCTCTACATGTATGGCAGTCATTCCATTCCAGTGTCTGTTGAATCCAACACAGGCACTGATCAGGTGATCACCTGAACCAAATCTTATTTAACAAGGAGAAGTATAAAAACCACTGCTGTGGTCATCACTATCCTCTTGCAATATAGGACCAGCTGGATGGTAAAGacctcaaaagtaattggaataAAAATACATCTATTGACCATTCCAAAAGTGTGGAAAAGGAACGTTTTGAGTGAGGAAAAGAAGGGTTCAGTTCTGGCTTAGGACAATGCGCCATTCTACACAGCCAGGTCAATCAAGGTATGGATGTAAGACCACCAAATCAAGACCCTGTCATGGCCGGCCCAATCTCCAGACCTGAACCCCATTGAAAATCTCTGGAACGTGATCAGGAGGAATATGGATGGTCACAAGCCATCAAACAAAGCCGACCGTGGCATAATATCACCCAACGTCAGTGTGAAAGACTGGTGGAGAACATGCCAAGACGCATGAAAGCTAGGATTGAAAATCAGGGTTATTCCACCAAATTTGTGTTATTTTGACCAGTTGTCATTTTCTGCAAATAAATGCtctaaatgacttttttttttttttttttggaatttgggaGACATGCCTGTCAGTAGTTTAtagaatgaaacaaaaatgttcaatttacCCAAACACGTACCTATAAATAGTCAAACCAGAGAAACTGATAATTTTGCAGTGGTCTCTTAATTGGTTCCAGAAATGTATATATAACAGTAGTTATCTTGAAACATATTTCAAAGCTGTAATATGTGTGTTCATATTGATCTGTTACACACTTCTCCATTAATGATGGAATAGTGTACACTCCTGAGGAGTAAGGGGAAGTTGAACATTGCATGTTAAGAGACAGTATTGGAGTACATAGTGATACCCACCTCTTTCTTACCATTTCTCCATGTTCCTGAATAAACTTTTACATATTCATTCATTGATGGCCGCAATTTGCTCAGCACCCCATAGCCATCACGCACATTCTGTTTCCATTCACCTTCATACACAGCTCCAGCTCTCTTCCATACTTGTGTTCCATCTCCTGTTCACACAGAGTTTGAGAGATCAGtttacatatctatctatctacagtctcctccaaaagtattggaacttaacccagttgagcatgcatttcacctactCCAGAAGAGACTGAAGGAAGAACCTCCTGGAGCAGCAATATAAAAGAATAATGTAACAGTTTGGTGATATCAGTGGGTCGCcagcatctatctatctatctatctatctatctatctatctatctatccagctatctatctacagtgctgtgaaaaagtatttgcccccatcctgcttcttttttgtgtgtatatatctcatacgaaatagttttagatcttcaaatgaaatacaacataaaagaaaggcaacctgagtaaatacaatacaattttttattgaagcaaaacagttatccaacacctatcacacaagtgaaaaactaattgcccccttaaagtTAAAATCCGGTTATGCTACCTTTAGccgcaataactgcaaccaaacactgcaggtaactggagatcagtttttcacttacttctaagACTACAGGATTTACTCCtaggctttggatcattgtcttgctgcaaaCTCCAATAgagcttgagtttcaacttacagactgaataCAGGACATTCTCccttaggattttctggtagagagcaaaattcatgtttccttcaattattgcaggttgcccaggccctgatgcagcaaagcatcctCACAGCATCacactccaccaccatgcttgatcgcaggtatgatgttctttttgtggaattctgtgtttggattacgccagatgtaacggtaCCCTTGTCTTCTAAACATTCCaatttcgactcatcagtccacagaacatacTCTCAAAAGTTTTGAGGACCATCAAGGtgtattttggcaaaattcagatgagccttaatgttcttcttggttagcagtggttttccactcttccatggatgccatttttgcccagtgtctttctgataatgaagtcatgaacagtgacctttattgatgtaagagaggcctgtaggtcctttgatgttgtccttggctcttttgaaacttcctggatgagcagttgctgtgctcttggaggaattttggaaggtcggccatgtctgggaagattcactactatgacaagtttttccatttggagataatggctctcactgtggttctttggagtcccagagcctttgaaatagctttgtaacccttcccagactgatgtatttcaatcacctccttcctcatcatttctggaatttctttcaattttggcatagtgtgttactgggtaagaccttttaaccaacttcatgctgttaaaaaaagttctatttaagtgttgatttgattgaacagggtttgcagtaatcaggatgaatgcagtttaatagatttggggaattagtaactatttTTGACGATACTATGCTAATTTCTGGAACAATTTAGTATGTGAcatacacaaacagaagaaatcaggacatAAATCaggacaaatacttttttatagCACtggatctatctatctatctaaaaatGGGCAAGTATCTGTCTACCTACTAaggtatctatctatctatctatctatctatctatctatatacagtatatatctatctata
Coding sequences:
- the morn3 gene encoding MORN repeat-containing protein 3 isoform X2, which codes for MGRFVIDHIGDGTQVWKRAGAVYEGEWKQNVRDGYGVLSKLRPSMNEYVKVYSGTWRNGKKEGFGTYFYSSSARYEGEWVENKRSGWGRMNYENGEVYEGEWLKDKRHGQGVLWLVNENRYEGSWKEGKKHGHGCFFYANRGQLYEGFWVDDVPRCGTVCDYDWKHAHTPPLYPIPPVMLQDVQSVLVEGRGRFCASRED